ATTCAACGTTTATCTTATACTCATTTTTGGCTTGTATTAGATTTTTTTCAATCTGTATCGCCTTTTCGTTAGAAAATATCTTAAGTAGATTTTTTAACATATAAATCACCCTTTCTTATTATTCTTATTTACTTATAAGGATTATATCTTTATTATAGATTATAATTATAAAAAGTCAAGTAAACTACTATACATTTTTAAATATTAATAGCATTATTTAAAAAAACAACTTGACAAAAGGTAAATATTGAATTATTATGAAATTAACATTTAGAACGTTTAATACAAAGTAAACGCTAATATGCATGAGCGAATAAATAGCAGGAGGGTCTACAATTGGATAGGACACAGGAGATAGAACGTATTAGAGAAGATATAATTGAACTTTTTGGTAGGGCTGTTGGCGAATATGGAATGAATGAAACAATAGGTAGGATTTATGGCCTTTTATATTTTGAAGAAGCCCCTCTGTCATTACAGAAGATAGCAGAAAACTTAGCTGTCAGTAAAGCAACAATTAGTAACAATATACGTATCTTATTGGAACTCAGTATGGTAAAAAAAAGCTGGCGTAAGGGAAGCAGAAAGGACTTCTATATTGCAGAAAAGGATTTTGAAAAGATAATCCAACATGTACTGAAAACTAAGGAAATACACTTAGCACAATTATTTAAAGAAAGTCTTGCTAGAACTATGGAAAAATATCAGAGTTTAGCTAATAAAACAGATGATATCCAGACTAGAGAATATATTGCTAAGGATATAGAGAAAATTGAATATCTAAAACAATGGATTGACAAAGGTGAATCATGGCTAAAGTTCTTTTTAGAGCTTAATTTTTCTGAAGAGCCTACAGAAGAAGTAAAAGAAATTGAAATAGATTGGGATGAATAAATATGAGGATAATAATTTATACAGGAAAAGGTGGAGTTGGCAAAACTAGCACAGCAGCAGCAACAGGAGTACAGTTGGCTGAGAAAGGAATTAAAACTCTTGTCATTAGTACAGATCTAGCACATAGTTTAAGTGACTCATTTGATGCTGACTTAGACCATAATCCCCAGGAAATAATGAAAAATCTTTTTGCAATGGAACTAAATCCTCAATCACAATTAGAAAACAAATGGGATGCTATCTACGATTATTTGCTTGATTTCTTTAAAGTTGTTGGTTTGAAAGATGTATTTGCAGAAGAATTAAGTATGTTTCCTGGTGTTGAAGAATTGTTTACACTCCTGGAAATCCATGAGCAATACAAAAAAGGAGTATATCAAGCTATAGTACTAGACTTTCCGCCAACTGCATCAACTATTAGACTATTAAGTTTCTTTGATGTTGTAGGCTGGTATATGGAGAAGTTCTTTAAAATAGAAAGAAAAAGCATAGGCTTAATGCGTAAGTTTACAAAGAGCTTTATGGAAATGCCATTGCCTGATGATGAAGTTTTTTCTACTATTGAAGATATTTACAGAAAAATGGAGGAAACAAAAGAGATACTTACAGATGGAGAAATTACATCAGTTCGACTTGTTCTTAATCCAGAAAAGATGGTAATAAATGAAAGCCAGCGAGCCTATACATATCTAAACTTATATGACTTTAAAGTAGA
This is a stretch of genomic DNA from Halanaerobiaceae bacterium ANBcell28. It encodes these proteins:
- a CDS encoding HTH domain-containing protein, which translates into the protein MDRTQEIERIREDIIELFGRAVGEYGMNETIGRIYGLLYFEEAPLSLQKIAENLAVSKATISNNIRILLELSMVKKSWRKGSRKDFYIAEKDFEKIIQHVLKTKEIHLAQLFKESLARTMEKYQSLANKTDDIQTREYIAKDIEKIEYLKQWIDKGESWLKFFLELNFSEEPTEEVKEIEIDWDE
- a CDS encoding ArsA family ATPase; this translates as MRIIIYTGKGGVGKTSTAAATGVQLAEKGIKTLVISTDLAHSLSDSFDADLDHNPQEIMKNLFAMELNPQSQLENKWDAIYDYLLDFFKVVGLKDVFAEELSMFPGVEELFTLLEIHEQYKKGVYQAIVLDFPPTASTIRLLSFFDVVGWYMEKFFKIERKSIGLMRKFTKSFMEMPLPDDEVFSTIEDIYRKMEETKEILTDGEITSVRLVLNPEKMVINESQRAYTYLNLYDFKVDALIINKILPFGYRGDFYQETYQRQQENIEEIKNIFHSLEVFKVHQLKEELKGIENLKRISQELYNNMDPLKNFHQQQTVKLDKINDTHYLYKLYMPFIQKEKFKIFQKGGILIIKLANYKQKVYLPQVLSNKNVIKASYKDEFLELNFE